A window of the Salvelinus sp. IW2-2015 linkage group LG3, ASM291031v2, whole genome shotgun sequence genome harbors these coding sequences:
- the LOC111951355 gene encoding zinc finger BED domain-containing protein 4, producing the protein MDGEEDLSLKSEEDVVDSETNGIENKKREAKGTCLKIEGQDGYVFKSYSITPHDTADAKTVCLSKTRAKDSSPVASIHEEEPDNLSISQVDGQLTINESVNEADEACDKEDSLRPTSPAISNKILNLNTEVKIENGTSEHNEEEEDPNSMKGTQEDERLSYDSSVGPFVTRDDTDDNTDDYSSMLSGYTSTLYDVAMDAVTQSLLSSMRSPTNANPRKKSPAWNHFCISPRDSTKAICMYCMKEFSRGKNEKDLSTSCLMRHVRRAHPTVLLQDGDLSSNTLTASVASSVIPPSNSSNNGSLAASITTPASRKNSSPSTSSAEGSDISSSKEVLPKLEKGAKNDTGTVSSSHSNNNHEDAMDGGGCERLAATPKNSSSRRRSAVWKHFYLSPADSSKAVCIHCMNEFSRGKNGKDLGTSCLIRHMWRAHREIVIEENGQGSNIPPPYTNPPTLLSRSQLHQDSLMEIKKESPFAPSSPETISGEMPHNEDESMDVKEESDDTINQSEQDSSLNLCFGLXDEDVPLPXSXXDLSLEGSGLKEDPASSXFQQKKKIMKRVKSEVWHHFXVSPXDQLKALXRYCPCVISRGKRGDFGTSCLMRHLMRRHPDVLKNQKSTKDKDSSPXPYAXLSAAEAVPAKLXNSPAKEKXPQNSVFSKKTSKLWNHFSISPSDPTKVVCLHCSRTISRGKKTTNLGTSCLFRHMQRFHGNVLESNSTISGDVPSAEIHVKHELMDTSVYEENCERFDXYXPVAKXITXLVAEMLALDLQPSALVENTGLNRLLEYLQPQYSLPSSSYFTSTAIPDMYERVKEVVLTHLKEAESGIVHFTTSIWVTSQTREFLTLTAHWVSYESCVRPQGEDFHCSALLSVSQVDCDHDTLNIQKQLEYFWDTWISSLGLKKGFTVTDNNAIANVLEDNXHVIVQCFGHTIELIVXEAIKSQRMVQNLLSXARKICERVYRSDKAKEKLAELQKVYQLPENCLIQDVPSKWRTSFFMLERLVEQKKAVDEMSIECNFREMISCDQWEVMQSVCNALKPFEVACREMSNRTATLGQVIPLIHILNRKIDMLFDETMGIDNMLKSLKEAMVRRMSSTLXXPRYTWATMLDPRYKTSLFTEEEAEQCKQDLISELQVSLSTSIEIKPSLSNGCGGEVPVSSSGSPPNKDNLWALMDDIRHKIKQEDKPKSSELAVLEYLEEDILDQSCDPLDYWNLKKLLWPDLAKVAVRYVGCPPSIVPAEILFSTASVNCALNQPMPLLENMEGLLFLKVNLPLIYYQH; encoded by the coding sequence ATGGATGGAGAGGAAGACCTCTCTCTTAAGAGTGAAGAAGATGTAGTAGACTCAGAAACTAATGGCATAGAAAACAAGAAAAGAGAGGCAAAAGGAACATGTCTAAAAATTGAGGGGCAAGATGGCTACGTGTTTAAATCATACAGCATCACCCCCCATGACACTGCAGACGCAAAAACCGTTTGTCTGTCTAAAACACGGGCTAAAGACTCTTCCCCCGTGGCTTCTATTCACGAGGAGGAACCAGACAATTTATCTATTTCTCAGGTTGATGGACAATTAACAATTAATGAGTCTGTCAATGAAGCAGATGAGGCATGTGATAAAGAGGACTCTCTTAGGCCTACTTCTCCAGCCATTTCAAACAAAATCCTAAATCTAAACACTGAGGTCAAGATAGAAAATGGCACATCTGAACataatgaggaagaggaggatccaAACAGTATGAAGGGGACCCAAGAGGATGAAAGGTTATCGTATGATAGTTCTGTAGGCCCCTTTGTTACTAGAGACGATACAGATGACAATACAGATGATTACAGTAGTATGCTTAGTGGGTACACAAGCACTCTTTATGATGTTGCGATGGATGCTGTCACTCAAAGCCTATTGTCATCCATGAGAAGTCCCACTAACGCTAATCCCAGGAAGAAATCCCCTGCCTGGAACCATTTCTGCATATCTCCACGCGATAGTACCAAAGcaatctgtatgtactgtatgaaagAGTTCAGTCGAGGTAAGAACGAGAAGGACCTCAGTACAAGTTGTTTAATGAGGCACGTACGAAGGGCTCACCCCACTGTGCTTTTACAAGATGGCGACCTCTCCTCAAATACTCTGACTGCTTCAGTTGCCTCATCTGTAATACCCCCCTCAAATTCATCAAATAACGGAAGCCTGGCAGCTAGCATTACTACTCCTGCCTCACGAAAGAACTCTTCACCGTCCACCTCTTCAGCAGAGGGCTCTGACATATCATCATCCAAAGAAGTGTTACCAAAACTCGAAAAGGGTGCCAAAAACGACACTGGCACAGTCTCATCCTCACATTCCAACAACAACCATGAAGACGCGATGGATGGAGGTGGGTGTGAGCGCCTCGCTGCAACTCCCAAAAACTCAAGTTCTCGTAGAAGATCGGCTGTGTGGAAGCATTTCTACCTGTCCCCTGCTGACAGTTCCAAAGCAGTATGCATACACTGCATGAATGAATTTAGCAGGGGTAAAAATGGAAAGGACCTGGGAACAAGCTGTCTGATTCGCCATATGTGGAGAGCCCACAGAGAAATTGTCATTGAAGAAAATGGACAGGGCTCGAACATTCCACCACCATATACAAACCCACCAACACTATTGTCTCGCTCTCAGCTGCATCAGGACTCATTAATGGAGATTAAAAAAGAATCCCCTTTCGCTCCATCCTCCCCAGAAACAATATCTGGCGAAATGCCCCATAACGAAGATGAAAGCATGGATGTGAAGGAGGAGTCTGATGACACAATAAACCAATCAGAACAGGATTCCTCCCTCAATCTCTGCTTTGGACTTKYAGATGAGGATGTTCCTTTACCTRCCTCACRGTGRGATCTYTCRCTAGAGGGCTCAGGCCTGAAAGAGGATCCGGCGAGTTCAATRTTCCAACAAAARAAAAAAATCATGAAACGMGTGAAATCCGAAGTGTGGCACCATTTCATRGTCTCTCCAGMGGATCAGCTTAAAGCCCTCTGRCGATACTGCCCCTGTGTCATCAGCCGGGGGAAACGGGGKGACTTCGGAACCAGCTGTTTGATGAGGCATCTAATGAGAAGGCACCCTGATGTKCTCAAAAACCAAAAAAGCACAAARGATAAGGACTCCTCACCTCWTCCCTACGCTARTCTCTCTGCTGCTGAGGCTGTTCCAGCCAAACTGWCRAACAGCCCTGCCAAAGAGAAAAYGCCACARAACTCTGTGTTCAGTAAAAAGACATCAAAGTTGTGGAATCATTTTTCTATTTCCCCTTCRGATCCCACTAAGGTGGTTTGTTTGCACTGTAGCCGCACAATAAGTCGGGGCAAAAAGACGACAAACCTCGGAACTAGTTGTTTATTCAGGCACATGCAGAGATTTCATGGAAATGTTCTTGAAAGTAACAGTACTATCTCAGGTGATGTGCCGTCTGCTGAAATTCACGTTAAACACGAACTCATGGACACTTCTGTGTATGARGAAAACTGTGAAAGATTTGATGAKTACCAWCCGGTTGCCAAAAWAATCACCAKACTCGTTGCCGAAATGCTTGCACTGGATCTTCAGCCATCAGCCTTAGTAGAGAACACTGGTTTGAACCGATTACTGGAGTATCTTCAACCCCAATattctctaccctcctcttcgTATTTCACCAGCACTGCCATACCAGACATGTATGAGAGGGTGAAGGAGGTTGTTCTCACACACCTGAAAGAGGCTGAGAGTGGTATTGTCCATTTTACAACAAGCATCTGGGTCACTAGCCAGACTCGGGAATTTCTGACTCTTACTGCCCACTGGGTTTCATACGAATCATGTGTTAGACCTCAGGGCGAGGACTTTCACTGCTCCGCTCTCCTCAGTGTGTCACAGGTAGACTGTGACCATGACACGCTCAATATACAGAAGCAGCTCGAATACTTCTGGGACACCTGGATCAGCTCCTTAGGGCTGAAGAAAGGATTCACTGTAACCGACAACAATGCRATTGCAAACGTCCTGGAGGACAACYACCATGTCATCGTGCAGTGCTTTGGKCACACCATAGARCTAATTGTGAYCGAAGCCATAAAGAGTCAGAGGATGGTRCAGAACCTTCTAAGCAWRGCTCGGAAGATCTGTGAGCGKGTGTATCGCTCAGACAAAGCAAAGGAGAAGTTGGCAGAACTGCAGAAGGTTTACCAGCTACCTGAAAATTGCCTCATACAGGACGTTCCCTCAAAATGGAGGACATCCTTCTTCATGCTTGAACGTCTGGTGGAACAAAAGAAAGCGGTTGACGAGATGTCAATAGAGTGCAACTTCAGGGAAATGATCAGTTGCGACCAGTGGGAAGTGATGCAGTCGGTATGCAATGCGTTGAAGCCCTTCGAAGTGGCCTGCAGGGAGATGAGCAATCGCACTGCCACTTTGGGTCAAGTCATACCACTGATCCACATCCTCAACCGGAAGATAGACATGCTCTTTGACGAGACGATGGGCATCGACAACATGCTCAAGTCTCTGAAGGAAGCGATGGTGAGRAGGATGTCYTCYACCCTACYCYACCCCAGGTACACTTGGGCGACAATGCTGGACCCGCGGTACAAGACTTCCTTGTTCACAGAGGAAGAGGCGGAGCAATGCAAACAAGACCTCATCAGTGAACTTCAGGTGTCCCTTTCTACCTCAATTGAGATAAAGCCTTCACTATCCAACGGATGTGGTGGAGAGGTCCCAGTTTCATCAAGCGGTTCTCCCCCAAACAAGGACAACCTCTGGGCGCTAATGGATGACATCAGACACAAGATAAAACAGGAGGACAAGCCAAAATCATCAGAGCTGGCAGTGCTGGAATACTTGGAGGAGGACATACTTGATCAAAGCTGTGATCCACTGGACTACTGGAACCTGAAGAAGTTACTGTGGCCTGACCTTGCCAAGGTCGCTGTCCGCTACGTGGGCTGCCctcccagcattgtcccagcagAGATTCTGTTCAGCACAGCCAGTGTGAACTGCGCTCTGAATCAGCCCATGCCATTACTAGAAAACATGGAGGGGCTTCTCTTTCTAAAGGTCAACCTACCCTTAATTTATTATCAGCACTGA